The following proteins are co-located in the Carassius gibelio isolate Cgi1373 ecotype wild population from Czech Republic chromosome A21, carGib1.2-hapl.c, whole genome shotgun sequence genome:
- the LOC127941768 gene encoding ubiquitin-conjugating enzyme E2 B-like isoform X3 — protein MSTPARRRLMRDFKRLQEDPPTGVSGAPSENNILLWNAVIFGPGGTPFEDGTFKLVIEFSEEYPNKPPTVRFISKMFHPNVYADGSICLDILQNRWSPTYDVSSILTSIQVHHGLC, from the exons ATGTCTACACCGGCGAGACGACGCCTCATGAGAGACTTTAAGAG ACTTCAGGAAGATCCTCCGACTGGAGTGAGCGGCGCTCCGTCAGAAAACAACATCCTGCTGTGGAACGCCGTGATCTTTGG GCCTGGAGGAACTCCTTTTGAAGACG GAACATTTAAGCTGGTCATTGAGTTTTCAGAAGAATATCCCAACAAGCCTCCGACGGTTCGCTTCATCTCCAAAATGTTTCACCCAAACG TGTATGCAGATGGCAGCATATGTTTAGACATTCTTCAGAATCGCTGGAGTCCCACGTACGACGTCTCCTCCATTCTGACATCCATCCAGGTGCATCATGG tCTCTGTTAG
- the LOC127941768 gene encoding ubiquitin-conjugating enzyme E2 B-like isoform X4: MSTPARRRLMRDFKRLQEDPPTGVSGAPSENNILLWNAVIFGPGGTPFEDGTFKLVIEFSEEYPNKPPTVRFISKMFHPNDGSICLDILQNRWSPTYDVSSILTSIQVHHGLC, from the exons ATGTCTACACCGGCGAGACGACGCCTCATGAGAGACTTTAAGAG ACTTCAGGAAGATCCTCCGACTGGAGTGAGCGGCGCTCCGTCAGAAAACAACATCCTGCTGTGGAACGCCGTGATCTTTGG GCCTGGAGGAACTCCTTTTGAAGACG GAACATTTAAGCTGGTCATTGAGTTTTCAGAAGAATATCCCAACAAGCCTCCGACGGTTCGCTTCATCTCCAAAATGTTTCACCCAAACG ATGGCAGCATATGTTTAGACATTCTTCAGAATCGCTGGAGTCCCACGTACGACGTCTCCTCCATTCTGACATCCATCCAGGTGCATCATGG tCTCTGTTAG
- the LOC127941768 gene encoding ubiquitin-conjugating enzyme E2 B-like isoform X2, with translation MSTPARRRLMRDFKRLQEDPPTGVSGAPSENNILLWNAVIFGPGGTPFEDGTFKLVIEFSEEYPNKPPTVRFISKMFHPNDGSICLDILQNRWSPTYDVSSILTSIQSLLDEPNPNSPANSQAAQLYQENKREYEKRVSAIVEQSWLDS, from the exons ATGTCTACACCGGCGAGACGACGCCTCATGAGAGACTTTAAGAG ACTTCAGGAAGATCCTCCGACTGGAGTGAGCGGCGCTCCGTCAGAAAACAACATCCTGCTGTGGAACGCCGTGATCTTTGG GCCTGGAGGAACTCCTTTTGAAGACG GAACATTTAAGCTGGTCATTGAGTTTTCAGAAGAATATCCCAACAAGCCTCCGACGGTTCGCTTCATCTCCAAAATGTTTCACCCAAACG ATGGCAGCATATGTTTAGACATTCTTCAGAATCGCTGGAGTCCCACGTACGACGTCTCCTCCATTCTGACATCCATCCAG tCTCTGTTAGACGAGCCCAATCCCAACAGCCCAGCCAACAGTCAAGCGGCTCAGCTCTATCAGGAGAACAAACGTGAATATGAGAAGAGAGTCTCTGCCATCGTGGAGCAGAGCTGGCTCGACTCATAA
- the LOC127941768 gene encoding ubiquitin-conjugating enzyme E2 B-like isoform X1, which translates to MSTPARRRLMRDFKRLQEDPPTGVSGAPSENNILLWNAVIFGPGGTPFEDGTFKLVIEFSEEYPNKPPTVRFISKMFHPNVYADGSICLDILQNRWSPTYDVSSILTSIQSLLDEPNPNSPANSQAAQLYQENKREYEKRVSAIVEQSWLDS; encoded by the exons ATGTCTACACCGGCGAGACGACGCCTCATGAGAGACTTTAAGAG ACTTCAGGAAGATCCTCCGACTGGAGTGAGCGGCGCTCCGTCAGAAAACAACATCCTGCTGTGGAACGCCGTGATCTTTGG GCCTGGAGGAACTCCTTTTGAAGACG GAACATTTAAGCTGGTCATTGAGTTTTCAGAAGAATATCCCAACAAGCCTCCGACGGTTCGCTTCATCTCCAAAATGTTTCACCCAAACG TGTATGCAGATGGCAGCATATGTTTAGACATTCTTCAGAATCGCTGGAGTCCCACGTACGACGTCTCCTCCATTCTGACATCCATCCAG tCTCTGTTAGACGAGCCCAATCCCAACAGCCCAGCCAACAGTCAAGCGGCTCAGCTCTATCAGGAGAACAAACGTGAATATGAGAAGAGAGTCTCTGCCATCGTGGAGCAGAGCTGGCTCGACTCATAA